The DNA region TGTGTTCCAACCGGCTAcgaattaaacaccaacttcaccggattgatagtctggttcggttggcgcgcatccattcttgcgacgtgtccggcccaccggattcagccagccttggcgaccttccgaatacttggcttgccgtagagttgcgccagctcgtggttcatccttctcctccatactatgttctcacgcacgccgccaaagatcgtcctaagcactcgtcgttcgaaaacttcaagcgcttgcaggtcctcctcgagcatcgtccacgtctcgtgcccgtagaggacgacgggtcttatcagcATTTCGTACATAGTGCACTTTGTACGtcgggaaagatgaccagaccgtagggtcttgtggagtccatacactgaaagaaaccaacATAGCAATCTCAAGTGTTTTTTCACGTGAGAGTCACCAAAAATAAACACGATTATTTCACGTGCTTTTCCTTTAACATTCACATGTTCTACATTTCGAATGGATGTGAAAATAGATTAATAACAGCTGATCGTTAGCGAGAAACCTTCCATTCTTATTTCGCATGAAGTTCACTTCagatttaattgaatttcacATCGATTTGCCCCATTCGGCATTTCCTTTGATTTTGAAGAGAAAAACACGTTAGATTGGAATGTTTAGATTTTGAATTGCGTATGGAGAAAAAATCTCCATTAGTAAGATGGCCACGGACGACGGTGGTGAAAAATTTGCGTTGCTGATCGTTTAGCCAATGAAAATTTGTTATCTAATCGTTTAGCAAACAAATTTTCTTTGGgtaacttttaatattttgaacttgTGGTAGGTAAAATCAAGAAGATGAAAACTTGTTTGAAATTTAcgcgttttattttatttttttcagaagatcAGATTTTTGCCAGAGGTTGTCTTCGAAATCTGCTCCTGATCAGGAGCTGTTAGTCCGTACAAAAGATTGCATGCGGTGTCGGTGCTTCTCTGGATTTATCATGGACATACGGATCCGCCAGCTGTCGGTTCGAGAAATACCAACTAAAATCCGTTACCTGACCGTTGTGATTTTCCGTACCGGCAGGTTCTCGATTAGTATAGGTTGAATGAAAGTGATGTGAAATGTGTgaaaaaagtgtgtgtgtttttttttatataaacaaaACTTGATTGCAATAAAACCGTGTAAACCGTGaaataaatttatataaaaaaataaaacttatctaattgTTTTACATTCCTCAAAACCATTGGAAAACTATACTATACTATCGCGGATGAGAATTCTTGAAGTGATTTGcacatgacattcacatgcaatgtcgtatggggcagattcacgtgTGGAACACTTGAGATTGCTATGTGtgtttctttcagtgtagtaggcacgactaccgttgatgatgcgcctccgaatttccctgctgcagttgttgtccgacgtcacctacgatccgaggtacacaaactcctccacgacctcgaactcgtcgccgtcgatcgtcacgctcggtcctatgcgagtcctgagggactcggttcctcctgccagcagatacttcgtcttcgcaacattcaccttcaatccaaccttatctgcttcccgcttcaattcggtgtaccgcctggccacatcctcgaacgttctgccgacaatgtccatgtcatcggcatagcagatgaactggctggaccggttgatgatcgtgccccgcatgttgaagcccgcccgcctcataacaccttcaagcccaatgttgaaacagaggccggagataccgtcgccttgtcgcagtcccttgcgcgatttgatcgggtcggacattttttcaataatgagtTTTAAAATAGCCTGATTAAAGTAGTTGCTGAAACtgttaaaatttataatttatcaaaactatcgagaaattaaaaagagagatgtgagccggtaacatggagtgaaacttttgcagctgtcatggtaaacttcatagaagcttgacagaaagtttaactccatgttgttctttttaatttctcgatagtttATGGTACATAACTGAAGCATAATAATTGAGCTTTGAAATGGaactttataataataaatcaataacaaaacttttttttaaataaacatgcgtggttttatcactTCAAACAAATTTACGTTTGAAGATAGAGTTTTGtgctcttgagcaaagttgctcagattggtgttccctacaacttttctgaagacaccaaagcgctatctattcatcccgccaaaataaaaattcagaaccaccctaaaatttggaccatccTGATGTCCACCATACCATCAGATGCCccaattgaccctgatcatttgtcccgaagacaccaaagctctaaatcttaacgtgtggccgctatcaattttgtcacgctagatttcggtttcggaccactgtgcgttgctgaacagaaccgtaatatcctttcagcactactgatcataggcttcgacgatctagtggtgtttcccttatcaacagcatgtatgaatgcgccgaaaagataaaacaccatgattgataaaactagatcagttgcgaataggtagcagtcattggccactaaaggcgcccgccatgtcagtttgtagatttcgattttaagggacgggaatgttagttagcgcaggttgctactagggcagctgatttactctgtgcttacaccccacaagcgccaggaacctgaaaatttgttagtaggatagggtcaggattcatcatagaagatgatgatgcgacccaaaatggCAAAATCACAGTATTTGTTGAACGGTAttatgtattattctcaaggcaagcaatcggatgctgcggatgagacatttcccgtttatcggttgttaacttttagttgaaatggtttaatcttagacagcagGCTGTGGAAAGaaagaaccaaaatcatttgtaattaaatgatgaaggatttaacAGTGTAACTTTTAAATTGGGATGTTTTTATgagttttacatgattgatgtttagtggggtactgattaaagcggtatacgcacttcggaaggaaccggtcaagaaaaaaatcaaatgggcagcagcggcagcgcaagcaagtcagagagggtgaaaaaagccccaagaaatcgctccctctcctttgttctgctgttcgtaaagctgtttcttgacccctttccttccgatctgcatactagccttaacgaagcgaacgacgagttacgatgtttatcgagctgaaatggtatgataaggttttgttgttattgcacaccgacgacgaacgcgaaaaaacccTTGCGAGAAAGAAAATaccataaaacaaataaaaactaatcacataaaaccaatcacTCCAGTcgcacaaacagcgacacaaaagagacgaaaattatcgcgaaaaaacaagaCTGCGCGTCCCGAGAAGCACTGCACCAAGCATTGAGTCttgtttacatactgtatagcaAGATGATCATAAAACCACCATAAATAATAGTGATAAACTACTAACTGGGGCAATTGGGGACACATAGAACGAATAAGACCTTACAAATTTTTGGATACACCGttcaaatacaaataaaatccatttcaggttttgccttcctcactgaggtaaggctataatcctgctccaaaaatgaacttcgtataaaaacgtcgtagacccaccttcatgtatacatatcgactcagaatcgaaaactgaacaaatgtctgtgtgtatgtgtgtgtgtatgtgtgtgtatgtgtgtgtgtatgtgtgtgtgtatgtatgtatgtgaccaacaaactagctcatgtttctcggcactggctgaaccgatttgacccgaacttgttgcattcgacttggtttagggtcccatagatcgagttttatacagattgaagtttcgataagtagttcaaaagttatgtataaaaatgtgttttcacatatattttgatctcacttaactgtatgtaaactatgtccgggtccatcatccgacccatcgttggttaggttatcaaaagacctttccaacgaatccaaaacattgaagatctggcaaccctgtctcgagatatggccacttaagtgatattgatatacttttttgaagccggatctcacttaaatgtatgtaaactatgtccggatccactatccgacctattgttggttaggttatcaaaagacctttccaacgaatccaaaacattgaagatctggcaaccctgtctcgagatatggccacttaagtgatattgatatacttttttgaagccggatctcacttaaatgtatgtaaactatgtccggatccaccatccgacccattgttggttaggttatcaaaatacctttccaacgagtctaaaacattgaagatctggcaaccctgtctcgagatatggcctcttaaatgatatttatgtacttttctgaagccggatctcacttaaatgtatgtaaactatgtccggatccaccatccgacctattgttagTTTGGtcatgaaaagacctttccaacgagtccaaaacattgaagatctggcaaccctgtctcgagatatggccccttaagtgatattgatgtacttttttggagccggatctcacttaaatgtatgtaaactatgtacagATCCACTaaccgacctattgttggttaggttatcaaaagacctttccaacgagtccaaaacattgaagatctggcaaccctgtctcgagatatggcctcttaagtgatattgatgtacttttggaagccggatctcacttaaatgtatgtaaactatgtccggatccactatccgacctattgttggttaggttatcaaaagacctttccaacgagtgcaaaaaattgaatatctggcaaccctgtctcgagatatggccacttaagtgatattgttgtattttttttaagccggatctcacttaaatgtatgtatactatgcccgggtccatcatccgacccatcgttggttagtttatcaaaaaacctttccaacgagcccaaaacattgaagatctgctaaccctgtctcgagatatggccacttaagtgatatcgatgtactttttggaagccggatctaaaaaatagatgaaacttgtgtacagccattgttgtgaggaaggctccaaccacataggtggattaagttagttttttggtcAGAATTTGCCTTgccgatttttatttattttgatgcCTTTCGATTTACGATTCGATCGAATGCTAGAATAGACCCTGTATTTAACTGAGTAAAAACATGAAAGATCACTCGgatttccaaaaataaagaCCAAccctcaaaaaaacaaaaccaaatgtTGCATTTGCTAACGAATGatatatttatcaaaaatacgAGTGACTGAAGttacagtttgttttttttacatatttattCTGCTTGCTTAACTTTTCTGTCTCTTCGATTGCCTTTCACCTCCAGTCTTGTCCTTCAATTTCAAAACGCAGTCTCCTTTATTTGTAAAAGGAAGTTTTCCTTGGCGGAACCAAAAGTTAcattttgtgtgagtgtgtgtgtgttttaaattattttcctcGATAGTATACATTTTGAGCCACCACACCCAGATCGGGAAACTGCTCGTTTTCGATTCCTCCGCACTTCCCTTCAATCGAACACTTTACCGACCCGGCCGTGTGGCATCCCCAAAATGCGATTTGTGGTCAGTATCCCGCTCGCAAAACAGCCTCAGTCGAGCTTGGCCCGCTTCTCCGCCGGTTCTTCATCGTCTCCGTTGCCTTCCGGAGATTCTGCCTCGTGGTTTTCCTCAGGTTTCTCGTCGCCGTCTGAGACAACTGGTTTGTCCTCTTCTTTAGGTGCTTCCGCTTCTTCCGTTGGCGCGCTTTCCTCCGATTTGGTCTCCTGCTGCTCGAGCGATCGCTGGTACAGCGCGGACGTGTCCACCTTGAGGATCTCCCGCAGAGCCATCGTCGCGTACGCCGAGCTCGGGAGCCGGAAGTCCAACAGGAGCGCCTTGTGGGGGGCGTTTTCCGGCTGCGTAGGTTCCGGCACGTTGTTTAGCTTTTCCAGGTCTGACAGAATGAGCGCGCCGTTGGGGTTTTCGTACGGGACTAGCTTCCAGTCGAGATTTTCCGGTTTGATGAAGACCTTCCGGTAGGCTCCGGTCAGCGAGTGCATTTTGGTCTTTTGCTTGAGCTTCTCCGAGGACAGACCATCGGCGGCGAGGAGTTCCTCGTACCAGGTGGCGCACTCGTTTGCCGGGTAGGCGATGTCGTGGCCGGGCAGGGGCAGGACGATGTCGAAGATGGTGTACGAGCCGGATTCGATGTCGGCCTCGGTGAGCGGTTTCACGAGGCTTTTGAAGTGCGAGAGTTCGGGGGATTGTTCCGACTGGTCGGGTTCTTCTTTGTCTACCTGCTGGACGGTTTCGTTCTGCTCTAAGGCGGCTTCCACGTCAAGAACGGGTTCCAGATCGACATGTTCCGCAGATTTGTCCACGAAGACGAGATCTCCCGGGACGAGACGATAGCCGAGGTCTCTTATTCGTCTGGAAGCGACTCTGTTCCAGATCACGCTTTGGTACGAGTGGCTGTACAGCAGCCGCATGTTACGAGGCAGATGTTCAAGGGCGCCTCGAAAATCGTTTTCGTGCGATGCAAGCCACTTCAGAATCGTCTTCTCGATGCTCTTGTTGCTGTAAAAGAACTTTTCGAACGCAGCCTGCGCATCGCCAGTCTTTTGCCAAATCTCGCGAACCTGCTGCATGAACCACACGTCGCCCTCCCGCGGTTTCAGGATCAAGTCGCAAGCTTCTTTCCACTCGCTCTTCAAGATTTCGATGCCGACTTTGTACGTCGGAATGGACGCACAGTTACCGAACCGCTGCAGGCCGAAGTAGTTGATGAAACCCTTCTCGCGGAAACTCTCCAGCGAGCTTCGCAGCACGTCTTCACTAGCCATGACCTGGCGGAGCACGATCCGGAACCGGTTGCCACGCAGCTGGCCCAACTTGAGCTGCGCTGGTTTAAAGCAAAAGTTTCCGATCTTGATGTTTCTGAGCTTGGCCGCGGCGGATGCAATCCGAACCGGATCACCGTGCCGTATGCTGACCCACTGCGTCGTCTTGGCCCGTCGATCCTTCGTTCCGGCGTACGCAAACGCCGACGGCGAGCATCGCAGGTTCTCCGTTAACATCGTCGTCGCCTGAATCGTGTCGATATTCTCTTTGTACAGCAGGAAGTGCGTAAACTCCTCCGGCCACAGCCACTTTTCGCGCCGATCGCGAACTTTCTTCTTGTCAAACTGCGTGAAAGTGACAAACTTTCGGTCGTCCTTCGTCACGGTCGATCCAATAATGGCACTGCCAAACAATCCCTTGGCACCGTTGTGAATCTTTCCACGGTCCTCCTTGGACATTTCGGTGACGTCAATTTCAACAACATCGCTGCATTTGTCCTTCGATTCCGCAACCTTCCGAATCTGATCCAATGTCTCCTGCGTGATCAACGCCACTAGCTCCTGCTCGCTATTGCTCGTGTCCTCCTTGGGTTGTTCCGGCAATTTCAACTCCGTCAACACAGCCTCGTTTCCTTCGCAATCAATCTCGTTCACATGAAAGTCGGAAAAcctataaaataaaatcaatttattcaCCTTCACATTCAACCAACCTTCCCAAAAACACTCACCTCGACTTCAAAATCCCCCGGAATCCTTCCCCCGGCGTAACGTACTCCGTCACAAACACCTGTTCCTCCTTCAGCTCGGACAGCACCGCCCCGTCGCGTCGATTCCGGTCCTTGCCACCCGCTTGCTTGTTCCGGTTGAACGGTGGCCGGTTCTGATGACCACCTCTACCTCGTCCTcctccgccgccgccaccgccacGATTTTTAAACGGATTGTTCCGATGACCACCGCCGCGGCCGCCTCCGCCACCACGGCCACCGCGATGCTGAAAGTTGTTACGGCCCATGATCGGAGGGCGCTTATCTGGTTGGGTATCAAGGAACTGGGACGCGGGATTTCGGAAGGAGTTGGAATCTACCAGCGGGCAGGGTAGAAACTTGCACGTGTTTGCCGGGCCGACGGAGAGAGAGAATGCGCGAACGAGAATGACAGTTGAAGAATCGCGAGGAAAAGAAGTGCACGTATATTTTGGAAGAGTCAAAATGGGGGTACACACGCTGCATGAAAAGTagtaaatttcatcaaaacttCAGCCTGAgcgaacacggaaaaaaacaaGCTTGTTTATTAAACATTGCGCGTATTCACCAAAAAGACACGCGACAAACTCTTCTTCATCGAATTGCTTGGCATTTTTTGCCAGGTGTGTATTAAAATTGCAGAAAACGCCGTTTATGCGGTTGCCGAAGATCGGAGGCCGGGATGTGAATTTGCACCGGTTGTGttcggtggtggtggcccgGGTTGGGTGGTTGAAGGTCAATTCCGACGAGGACTGGGATGACATCTACATAATATTATAGTTTTTGGacaagtaagaaaaagtttattttcacgTTGAGGAGAAGAATCCTACGAAGAGGAGTTCGCCGAGAAGTGGCATATTCGGATGTTGCACCCGGTGCCGGCGGTTTACAACACCGGTAAGTATTAGGAATGTGTTCACttactttcaatttcttttagcaACTACCCGCCCACACATGCTCACCTCGAGAAGGCGCAGCTTCGGCCGAATGAACCTGGACCTTGGGAAAATCTGTGTCATTCACGAAGGGAATGAAGTGCTGGAAATCGAATTCCGGTCCGAGAGCCTTAGCAGCTTCAAGGTTCGGATGCGCTTCCAGGATCGGGAACTCCTTGTTCAGGCGCTTCATTTCACTTCCCAGCCGGAAAACGTTGACTTTCCTTTCCCGAATCAACAGCcaatggccaactcctccaagccTGTCCTGATGAAGGCCGGTAACGAGACTACCCTGTTCTCTACATCGCTGTTGCGCTCCAAAATGAAGGCCACGATGTTGCTGCCCAAACAAACGTCCATCCGTAACCTGCTCAGCCTGGGGTCTTCAGACGTCACCGGTGGCGTACCGTATGAATCGGTACAGTTCGGACGCGGAACCAAAAGCAGAAgcgttaaatacaataaaaaaattaaaacatactgtttttattttggaattttgaaatacaattcatcacattttttgaaaatcatcacTGTAATATTACCTCTCGTTGAACGTGGCCAAGACGAAATACATGCTTATGCAAAATTTTAAccaatacaacgattttgttctatAAATGCATGATAGTatctgtcgtgatcggggactttcttttataataaaaacacagatattttgcaattaacaaacaacacgtcttattccacagaaattaaccacaaaactgatttgacaatcttcattctctctttcgccggccgcgcgcatctcattgttttctcgctcgttgttctctctcgtagctcgctagcgcgctctcgcactcgatccacaatcagctaacaaggcaatattcatgaaggtgcgcactttttgttgcgctcttaactcttatttatgaattatatcaatcttataataaatactcatttaataatttattacatatttaatcctgcaacccataatccctacattctccctcttttctactctcaagatgacgaatatcaatcataattcctaacagaaaaattgcatgaatgctaaatcaatcaacattttttttaatttcctataAGATTTTCGTCGGGTTCCTTGACTTTGTTTTCATGCTGATCTAAATACGAAAGCGCAGTCTTTGAAATGTTTCATCTGTGCTGTCCAAGAGACTGACATCCGATCGcaggagttgtagaaaatggaatgcgctgatgaggttgaaaatttaaaaacacctgaaaatataagaaaaagaaaaaacgaggagaaaaacaaaaaccacaaatttttctcaaataaacgcaggtttatcaattttttatgcaatacaagattagtgattgtttacctgattttctttaatttttatgtaatttaaaattaaaaagcaaattttacaagcattgctgaaacaacacaatttaaaaaaataataattcaaattcaaaagcaatttttatttttttaaacatttcgaatgaaatGAAATCACATTATTCTTATTTATTATCATATtgtgaatatgaaatataaaacaatgtgttcaaaattcaaaaatctaacatgttgctgacttaaataacaaatgaagcataattctggcttttttaagttttaaatttatgtgtaccataaaaaacaaagaataaacatttctaaaaatatatacaatgtggtaatttaacttatttaaaaaaatctatggattatgagcccaagcccagtgccacgtccgattgatccaccagacgggacttgaaggtaaacataaactgattttaatattaaatgcagACGTGACGAAAAGTATATGTTTGTGAGTAAtacccaaaaacacccaaaatggatctacaagcaagcttattccttcctcattatcaatattttcatctgtacttttctgtaatttattcccaaccaagctgtacagctaaaacaaacaacatttttttttaataaaggttggtatggagatcggaaggaaaggggtcaataaacagctttacgaacagccactagcgtgcccaggtcctcaaggaaggtggggcaaaaatataagagttttgaaaatttcgtcgtttattgacaccccctgcccaattttagaacaaatttccgaggatggtggggcaactgccccatgttgccccaccctgggcacgctagtgcgaacagcagaacaaaggagagggagcgttttcttgaggcttttcttcaccctatctggcttgctttcgcttctactgctgcccatttgatttttttcttgaccggttccttccaaTGTGCAAACACCGCTtaacattgtatcaaaaattaccgcattttaactaattttgaaactgttaataaatcatggcaaaaattactaaaatgcaaaattagtaatattttcgaagaatttgttttcatcagtaccggtacacttttataaaataaaaaatagtccatatttcagtttaagatgatttcttgaaaagcaatctcaataaatgaagcaaattgcaaaaataatataaataattcaattaatgctcaaaatgtgctttgctgcacaaaatacatttattttataaaaaaaataaaatcaaatgttgtttatttttgccacaaaagctttctttaaaaaaaataccgattttgttctgtaaatgcatggtagtatcaacatttttcaacttttatattaaaaattttgaactttctattaatattcacttacgcgatcttttaaccaaacaaacgatagtttttaccgaatagtttttttgtctctgttgtgtctacttaataatatttttgtttatcttgaaacaaaacatagtacagaaaatattattctgatgaataaaacaaaatcatgtggtaaattgttgcaataaaaataaaatatataaactgaaataaatgcCGTTCGGCTAAATTCGATTTCTATTATATGTCAAATTTATTTTCTCttcaaattatatttattgTAGCTAAAGGTATGGATTCAAGCACTTTTGATATTTCCGTAGAATGTTTAAGGTCATATTATTTATATAAaccttcaaaatgtaaaaaaaaatcagataacaacaaaaaacatattttattcaattattcttgtaatgcatagatgtatagattgcaatctgactactttctcaaagagttccagctcaggcgaaacatttttcaaactaccACCGCAGAGGTCAGGCTCCAATACGGAGGAGACAATATCCTAACCATAATTTCCTTCAAAACGTATCTTGCTTATCTAAAAACagcttaaagattttttaaagatttatatttaaatattttgttttatttttctcgtcatgtaaaatgggttccaagcaactttgataaattacttgagtagattgttcacagaaacttattttttttaatcacgatctttacgatccctgtcaataatttcttttcttatttaaaattttaactttttctttgctgataaactcctgttatgtaatttgaaaaagtttggtttcataattaattacaatcgattaaagaaccccaaagtttctttaatttatttcaaaataatgttt from Culex quinquefasciatus strain JHB chromosome 3, VPISU_Cqui_1.0_pri_paternal, whole genome shotgun sequence includes:
- the LOC6030789 gene encoding pseudouridylate synthase 7 homolog — protein: MGRNNFQHRGGRGGGGGRGGGHRNNPFKNRGGGGGGGGRGRGGHQNRPPFNRNKQAGGKDRNRRDGAVLSELKEEQVFVTEYVTPGEGFRGILKSRFSDFHVNEIDCEGNEAVLTELKLPEQPKEDTSNSEQELVALITQETLDQIRKVAESKDKCSDVVEIDVTEMSKEDRGKIHNGAKGLFGSAIIGSTVTKDDRKFVTFTQFDKKKVRDRREKWLWPEEFTHFLLYKENIDTIQATTMLTENLRCSPSAFAYAGTKDRRAKTTQWVSIRHGDPVRIASAAAKLRNIKIGNFCFKPAQLKLGQLRGNRFRIVLRQVMASEDVLRSSLESFREKGFINYFGLQRFGNCASIPTYKVGIEILKSEWKEACDLILKPREGDVWFMQQVREIWQKTGDAQAAFEKFFYSNKSIEKTILKWLASHENDFRGALEHLPRNMRLLYSHSYQSVIWNRVASRRIRDLGYRLVPGDLVFVDKSAEHVDLEPVLDVEAALEQNETVQQVDKEEPDQSEQSPELSHFKSLVKPLTEADIESGSYTIFDIVLPLPGHDIAYPANECATWYEELLAADGLSSEKLKQKTKMHSLTGAYRKVFIKPENLDWKLVPYENPNGALILSDLEKLNNVPEPTQPENAPHKALLLDFRLPSSAYATMALREILKVDTSALYQRSLEQQETKSEESAPTEEAEAPKEEDKPVVSDGDEKPEENHEAESPEGNGDDEEPAEKRAKLD